The Maylandia zebra isolate NMK-2024a linkage group LG7, Mzebra_GT3a, whole genome shotgun sequence genome contains a region encoding:
- the irf7 gene encoding interferon regulatory factor 7, whose protein sequence is MLEDVFGKIRPTALQRIGEMQSFPKPQFSNWLLEQVETGQYAGLCYVATNKFRVPWKHNSRKDCSDEDSKIFRAWAVASGKINEFPNDKARWKTNFRCALNNLSVRFKMVKDNSKNSDDPHKVYEIINTAQNQDGLATRDPWEGNDIIPDIYSSSTEYLLSANEHDLVNDLMALGLGSQPTEEQLWTENYGQQNPPATESYPVAAGNNQQLLPVQQTCYGVTPAPVPQLGLFDLEVSIHYRKKEMVKMTLNTPKLQLHYNSEALEYDTFKLCFPSTDGLLDHKQIEYTNRILNSIQRGLFLEVRETGIYAWRQDRCHVFASTSDPSLANAEPAKLPQNTMVELLNFEKFVNELKQFKENNGRSPEYTITMCFGEKFPDGKPLEKKLIVVKVVPLICRHLHEIAQMEGASSLYSSNVSLQISHNSLYDLISSCFPLLTAEDPMRDAALFPNQI, encoded by the exons ATGTTAGAAGACGTGTTCGGAAAAATCAGACCGACGGCTTTACAGAGAATCGGTGAAATGCAAAG CTTCCCAAAACCTCAGTTCTCCAACTGGCTATTAGAGCAGGTGGAAACGGGCCAGTATGCTGGCCTGTGCTATGTTGCAACAAACAAGTTCAGAGTCCCCTGGAAGCACAACTCCAGAAAAGACTGCAGTGACGAGGACAGTAAAATCTTCCGG GCCTGGGCAGTAGCAAGTGGGAAAATTAATGAGTTCCCTAATGACAAAGCCAGGTGGAAAACCAACTTCCGCTGTGCTCTGAACAACCTCTCTGTGCGCTTCAAGATGGTAAAAGATAACTCCAAGAATTCTGATGACCCACATAAAGTCTATGAGATTATCAACACTGCAC AAAACCAAGACGGTCTGGCAACACGCGACCCTTGGGAGGGCAATGACATTATACCAGATATATACAGCTCTTCCACAGAGTACCTCCTTTCAGCAAATGAG CATGATCTGGTTAACGATTTGATGGCCTTGGGTCTTGGCAGCCAGCCAACAG AGGAGCAACTGTGGACAGAGAACTATGGCCAGCAAAATCCACCCGCAACTGAAAGCTATCCTGTAGCAGCCGGAAACAACCAACAGCTTTTACCAGTTCAGCAAACCTGTTATGGAG tAACTCCTGCACCAGTACCTCAGCTGGGGCTATTTGACCTAGAGGTATCCATCCActacaggaaaaaagaaatggtAAAGATGACTTTGAACACTCCCAAACTGCAGCTTCACTACAACTCAGAGGCCCTTGAGTATGACACATTCAAACTCTGCTTCCCCTCCACTGATGGTCTGCTGGACCACAAACAG ATTGAATACACCAACCGCATACTTAATAGCATCCAGAGAGGTCTATTCTTGGAAGTGCGAGAAACTGGTATTTATGCCTGGAGGCAGGATAGATGCCATGTGTTTGCCAGCACCAGTGACCCTAGTTTGGCTAATGCAGAGCCAGCAAAGCTTCCCCAAAACACCATGGTGGAGCTCCTTAATTTTGAAAAGTTTGTGAATG AATTGAAACAGTTTAAGGAGAACAATGGTAGATCTCCTGAATACACCATCACCATGTGCTTTGGAGAGAAGTTTCCAGATGGAAAACCGCTGGAGAAGAAGCTTATTGTAGTGAAG GTGGTACCTTTAATCTGTCGACATCTTCATGAGATAGCCCAGATGGAGGGAGCGTCGTCTCTTTACAGCTCCAACGTCAGCCTACAGATCTCACATAACAGCCTCTATGATCTCATCAGCTCCTGCTTTCCCTTGCTAACAGCTGAAGACCCGATGCGGGATGCTGCACTTTTCCCGAACCAGATTTGA